Below is a genomic region from Candidatus Diapherotrites archaeon.
TATGGCATCAGCGGATAGCCGGAAAACGGTCGCCTTCGACTCGAATATCCTGCTGCTTGCGGCGCGCGACAAAATTGATGTTTTCGCATTGGTGGAAAACCGTTTCGGCGCTGTTTCATTCGTTGTGCCGGAGCAGGTTTTATCCGAGCTTTCATTGCTGGCGGAAAAGAAAAAGGCTTTGGCGCGCGAGTTCGCGGTTGTGAAAAAAATGTTGGAAGCAAACGATTGCAGGGCAGTTCCGGTTCAGGCCGGGAATGCCGATGACGCGCTTTTCGCGCTTTCAAAGGATTGCCTGGTGTTTTCGTCGGACAGGCTGCTTGGAAAAAGAATAAAAAACGATAACGGGGCGATTATTTACTTACGCAAAAAAAGGCTTTTGGAATCAGCGGGTTTGCCGGAGTGAGGTTGAGAAAATGTATGCGTTGTGCAGGATAAGGGACACTGTCAGGGTGCCTCCAAAGGATTTTTCGGGAAAGCTTGATCTTTCCGTGCTGAAAATGGTGCAGGAAGAATATGAGGGCATTGTCGACGAGGACCTCGGCGTTGTTGTCGCTGTCACTGGCGCTTCCGACATTGGCGAGGGCAAGGTCGTGCCGGGCGACGGCGCAGCGTATTACGATGCCACCCTGGACCTGCTTGTCTACAAGCCTGTTTTGCAGGAAGTCGTCGAGGGCGAGGTTTCTGAAATAACCGAGTTCGGCGCGTTTGTCAGAGTGGGGCCTATTGAAGGTTTAGTGCACGTTTCGCAGGTGATGGATGATTTCATCAATTACGATCCCAAGAGCACTTCGTTTGTCGGCAAGAAGACCGGCAGGAAGCTTTCAAAGGAAGAGTCTGTGCTTGCACGGGTCGTTACGGCAAGCCTGAAGGGCAATGTCTCCAATTCCAAGATGGGTTTGACAATGAGGCAGCCGCATCTGGGCAAGGAAGAGTGGGCCAAGGCCGACGAAAAGGCGAGGAAGAAAAAGGAATCCGAGCCGCCGAAAATTGCTTCCAAGGGAAAGCCCAAGGATGCCAAGCAGTCAAGGTGAATTTTCTTTCAAAGGGGGTTTTTTATGAGCAAGGAAAAGGCCTGCAGGAACTGCAGAATGGTTGTCGAGGACTCCAAGGTTTGCCCGAATTGCAACGGCAATGCCTTCACGACTTTCTGGAGGGGTTATTCCATGATAATCAATCCGGAGCAGAGCGAGATCGCCAAAAAGGTGGGCACGCAAAAGGTCGGCAAGTTTGCATTAAGGTTGAGCAGGTGAAATTGGTTATGAAAGTTGAAATTTCGGGCAGGGAAAAAAACGACCTGTTCTCAAGGGAAGAGGTTTCGTTTGTCGTGAAGGATGCGAAAGTGACGCCGTCGAAAAAGGAATTGCGTGAAAAGCTTTCCGCTTTGACAAACGCCAATCCGGAAGCAGTGGTAATCGGCAGGGTTGTCACTGGTTTCGGCTCCACAGCAGTTTCCGGCACTGCGAAAATCTACAAGGACGCAGCGGCAATGAAAAAAGCCGAACCGAAATTCCTGTTGGAGCGCAATTTCGGCAAGCAAAGCGCTGACGCTTCCGCAAAGCCGGGCGAAAAAGCAGAGGAAGCCAAGGCCGAGCCGGCTGCAAAGCCAAAGCCCGAAAAGAAGGCAGATGCAAAGAAATGATTTGTTTTTGGTGATGTTTGATGGGAAAGAAGAAAAAGAAGTCTACTGAAAGAAAGGGCAAGAAGCCCAAGAAAAAGCATGCGAAAAGGCTGAAGTCCGCGGCTTACAAGGTCGAGGGCTCAAAGATTTCGCGCAAAAAGGACTGCCCTAAATGCGGTGCCGGCATCTTTTTGGCCGAGCACAAGGACAGGCTTTCATGCGGCAAGTGCTCTTACACGGAATGGAAGCAGGCTGCCAAGTGAAAGGCAGCCATTATTAATTTTTTTTCCTCAGGATTCTTTTGATGCCTGACCCGCTTTTTTTCGCGCTTGACCTTTCACTAGTCCTGCTGCCATACGCGTTCATCTGCGCTTCAAAGAAACTGAATCCATTCCGCATGGATTCAGTGAAGGCTTTTCTTGCGGACCTTCGCCTGAAACCGGAAATTTCAAAAAAAGCGTTTTTCCAGGCGCTTTTTCTTGCGCTTGCATTGCTGCTGTTTTCTTCCGCGCTTTCGTTCGGCCTTGAAATGGCGGGCCTGAACGACCTTGAAAAAGTTGACGATGCCATAAGCGGCATTTCATCGCGCCCGTTTTTTCTTGCATACGTCCTGCTCGTCGCGGTGCCCGCCGAGGAGATTTTTTTTCGGGGCTTTCTTGTGAAACGCACCGGCGCAGTCATGTCGTCAGTTTTGTTCGGCCTGGCGCACATTGGTTTCGGCTCCATGGCAGAGATTCTCGGCGCTTTTGTCCTCGGCCTTGTCCTCGCAAAGGCGTTTGAAAGGAACCAAAACCTTTTTCCCAACATTTTTGCCCACATGCTTTACAATGCCGGAGTGGTTTTGCTCGCGGTGATTGCTTGAAAACGAAAACAATTGTCCTCTCGGAAAAAAATTTTCCCTCCGCTGTTGAAGCCGCATGCAGTGTTTTGCGCAAAGGCGGGCTTGTGGTCTATCCGACCGAAACATGCTATGGCCTGGGCTGCATTGCAACGGACGGGAAAGCCGTTGCAAAGGTTTTTGCGGCAAAAAGGCGCGGCCCGGAAAAAGCGCTTTCCATAATCGTCTCCGGCGTTCCGATGGCAGAAAAGTTTGCAGTTCTCGATGGCTGTTCAATGCGCCTCGCCAAAAAATTTTTTCCCGGCCCTCTGACGCTTGTCACGGAAAAGACTCAAGCGGTTCCGGATGTTCTGAGCAAAGATGGCATCGCATTCAGGGTTTCATCGAACAGGTTTGCGTGCGCGGTTGTTGAAGCCCTGGGCGCGCCCATTGTGAGTTCGAGCGCGAACTTCGAGGACGAACCGGAAATTTATTCCGGGAACGCTGTGGCAAAAAAGTTTTCGGGCACCGCCGATTTGGTTGTCAATGCGGGCGTTCTTGAAAAAAATGTTCCTTCGACGATTTTTGACTGCCGAGCAAAGATGATACTGCGCGAGGGCGCGATTTCCGCAAAAGAGGTTTTCCGCGCCTTATCCTAAAAAGAATGCGAAGATTCCTGCGGCAAACAGGAATTTCAGGACTTCTGAGTTGTGGAAAATTTTGAGCGTCCAAACCAGCGCAATCGTGGGAACGAACACTATCACGGCATAAACAGTCCAGAACGCCTTTGTTATCGCGCCTGTCCTCGCATTCATTTTCCTGTCAAACGACCTCGAAAGGCTGTTGTACGCGTTTTCCGCGTCGTGGTCGCTGGGAAAAGCATAATACAGTGTCGAGAACCCGAGCCACCAGAAAAGGTATTTCATTGCCTGGCTTTGCGCGGTCTGGCTGAAAAGCAGGAACTGCACTCCGAGGAATGCGCCCACAAAAAATGGCGCAATGCTTATCAGCACCGCAGCCAGGGTCGACCTTGGCCGCTCATGTACGACATACGCCGGGCCCTGCAGGCTGAACAGTTTTACCCTGTAAACCCTCACTCCTGCGAGCAGTGAAAAAACGTAGTGGCCCAGCTCGTGGATTATCACGCCCGGAAAAAGCAAAAACCAGAACACGCGCAGACTCTGCATTATGGGCATTTTCGTATCATACCACTTCTAGTCTAATCTTTAAAAAAAGGTTTTTGCAGCAGATTCTTCCGGTTTACATGATTTGTTTGGGAATAGAAAGCACCGCCCATACCTTTTCGGTCGGCATTGTCTCGGATGACAACGCAAAATGCAACATTCTGGCGAACGAAAAAAGCGCTTTCACCGCAAAGGAAGGGGGCATCCATCCCGCCAAGGCGGCGGAGCACCATTTTGAAAACGCGCACGGCGTTTTCCTTCGCGCCCTGAAGAATGCAGGCATCCGCGAAAGCGAAATAGACGTTGTTTCTTTTGCGCAGGGTCCAGGCCTCGGCCCGTGCCTTCGCGTCGGCGCGATTGCCGCAAGGACGCTTTCATTGAAACTCGGCAAACCATTGGTCGGAGTCAACCATTGCGTTGCCCACGTCGAAATCGCAAAAGCCCTTACCGGAGCAAAGGACCCGATAACGGTTTATTCTTCGGGCGCGAACACCCAGATTATCGGCTACGAGAACAAACGCTATAGGGTTTACGGCGAAACCCTTGACATTGGCATAGGAAACGCATTGGATTCTTTCGGCAGGGCGCTCGGCCTGGGCTTTCCCGCAGGCCCGGTCCTGGACAAAATGTATTTTGAGGCGATGCGGGAAGCTTTTGTCGAACTGCCGTATTCGGTCAAGGGCATGGACCTTGTCTTTTCCGGCCTTGTCACTGCGGCGGAGCAGAAAATCGGAAAGGTTCCGGAAAAGGCTCTGGCTTATTCTTTCATGCACACTGCCTGCGCAATGCTTTGCGAGGTTGCGGAAAGGGCCTTGGCTCACACGGAAAAAAAAGAACTGATGATGACGGGGGGAGTTGCTGCAAGCAGGGCCTTGCGTGAAATGCTCGGCAGGATGTGCGAAGCCCGCGGCGCAAAACTGTTTGTTCCGGACTGGCAGGTGTGCGTGGACAACGGTGCAATGATTGCATGGCAGGGTTTGCTTGAATTCAAAGCGGGAAACAGGACAAAAATTTCCGACAGCCGCGTGAACCAGAAATTCCGCACCGACGATGTTGAGGTCAACTGGATTTAATTGGATTGCCGCATTTGCATTTTTGCAGGCTTATTTTCTTCCGTGGTGCCTGATCCTGAATTCTTTTGTGTGGCTGTACGAATAGCATAACAATGCCAGAATCAGCGCGAACAGCGCCGCGTTGAAGACCGTGTCGAACGGCGGAAAAACCCCGAACCTGCGCCATTGGATTATCTGCCATTCCGGGTCGAGATAGGCGGCAATAGAAATTGCTATGATTGAAACGAACGCGATTTCCACCAGGAACAAGGCAATGAACCTGATGTCGTCCTTTGCGCCTTTCAGCTTTGCCTTTGCGTTGTGCCTGAAAATGCTCGGCAGAAGCCTGAATTCCGCATGCGTTCTGGGATACCTTGCCCTGACAGTGAGATGCACTATTGCCATGAATGCGATTATCGCGAACAGGAAAACGTACAATGCAGGGTCTTCCTGCAATGCAATGCTGAACGAGCCGGCCGTGACTTTCAGTGCCAAAATCTTGTAAATGATGTAAAACATCAGGAACATCATGGTTGTCTGCATCAGCAGCAGCATGATGGGCGAAACCCTGACATTCTCGAAGCCGAAAAAGCCTTTCACCCTGGTTTTAAGCGAAGCCATGCATATCAGTTGGCTTTTTTGGTTAAAAAAGGTTTTGGCAAGCCGTCTCGTCCGGCTGGTACGAACTAAGGCGTGTCCCTGCCGTGACACGCCGAGTGAGCATATCCGTATTTAGTGGCTTGTAAAGGAGAGTACTCCATCCAGCGCGGACTCGCTTGGCCGAGCGCAGGATTTTATTCTTCCGCAGCATTGTCTTTTGTTAATGCGCAGAGATTCCGCGGTTGTGCCTGCAACAAGACAGCATAAAGGGGCAGTTCCAGAGCGTCGGTTGTCTACAAAGGAGCTGGCACTGCGGCAGACGAGATTACGATTGCGCCGTGCCAGGGAAGTCCGGCACAGCACTGAACGCGGCGCTTTTGTAAAGAAATTCAAGAATTTTGTAGGGCGCGCAGAACACCGCATAGCCGGTGGGCGCATAGCTCTCCTCGGCTTCGGCTCAGATAACGATCTTGCGCAAAAAGGCGCAGTGGCCATTTCATTCGGGCGTGACATTCTCGGGGTTGCGCGCATCCGTTTTTCTGAGCCGGACCGGCTTGGCCGGGTCGCGGTTTTGATTGACGAGTTCCAGGGCGAAGGCGGCTCACGCGAAGCACAGAGGCAAAATTTCCGGCAAAAGAACGGCGCGCCTTGGAATGTTGTTTTAGTGCGGTCGATTATTGATGCCGCGTATAATGCCGGCTTCAACCGCGTGCTGTTGCAGGACCCGAAAACAATCGAAGGCTATGAATTTCCGGTTCCCGCCCAAGGTGTTGACCTCTTTGAAGACGCTCCCGCATTATTTTTACCCCAAGCGCAAGCCGAGGTCAGGACCCGGATGGAAAAACTCTACAATTGGACAAAAAGAGACTGCGATTTCTCCGGCGAGGACTGGCTTGAGGTTGGCGGCAAAAAACGGCATTACTGGGTCAGGGAATTTCCTTAAATCGCGCCCGCCGCGCCGAGCAAGCAGGCAACCCAGATTATGCGCGTGAATCCGAATTTTCCGATGAAAAGCATTACCGCCGCCGCAACCGAGAGCGGCGCGAACACGAAGGGAAAAGTTGCAATCCACAAAATTTTTGTCGCAACGCTTTTTTCCTTCTGCCTTGCTTTTTTCGCGTAAAACGAGAACACGCTTTCGAACGCGTTTTTCGCGTCCTGTCCGCTTGGAAACGAGTGGTATGCAAGCGAGATTGCGAGCCAGAAAAAAAGCACCGATGCAAGCACTGAATTCTGCACCAGCGCAAAAGCCGTTTTTGCGAGCAAAAAGCTCACGATGTTTCCGAGCAGGAACGGGGCAAGGCTTATTACAACGCTTTGCC
It encodes:
- a CDS encoding CPBP family intramembrane metalloprotease, with amino-acid sequence MPDPLFFALDLSLVLLPYAFICASKKLNPFRMDSVKAFLADLRLKPEISKKAFFQALFLALALLLFSSALSFGLEMAGLNDLEKVDDAISGISSRPFFLAYVLLVAVPAEEIFFRGFLVKRTGAVMSSVLFGLAHIGFGSMAEILGAFVLGLVLAKAFERNQNLFPNIFAHMLYNAGVVLLAVIA
- a CDS encoding M50 family metallopeptidase: MLGNRLLFLGVIFHEISHLLACLLFGVRVFRVKLLGDEAFVEHEKPNAWQSVVISLAPFLLGNIVSFLLAKTAFALVQNSVLASVLFFWLAISLAYHSFPSGQDAKNAFESVFSFYAKKARQKEKSVATKILWIATFPFVFAPLSVAAAVMLFIGKFGFTRIIWVACLLGAAGAI
- a CDS encoding DNA-directed RNA polymerase, encoding MYALCRIRDTVRVPPKDFSGKLDLSVLKMVQEEYEGIVDEDLGVVVAVTGASDIGEGKVVPGDGAAYYDATLDLLVYKPVLQEVVEGEVSEITEFGAFVRVGPIEGLVHVSQVMDDFINYDPKSTSFVGKKTGRKLSKEESVLARVVTASLKGNVSNSKMGLTMRQPHLGKEEWAKADEKARKKKESEPPKIASKGKPKDAKQSR
- a CDS encoding 30S ribosomal protein S24e: MKVEISGREKNDLFSREEVSFVVKDAKVTPSKKELREKLSALTNANPEAVVIGRVVTGFGSTAVSGTAKIYKDAAAMKKAEPKFLLERNFGKQSADASAKPGEKAEEAKAEPAAKPKPEKKADAKK
- a CDS encoding bifunctional N(6)-L-threonylcarbamoyladenine synthase/serine/threonine protein kinase, translated to MICLGIESTAHTFSVGIVSDDNAKCNILANEKSAFTAKEGGIHPAKAAEHHFENAHGVFLRALKNAGIRESEIDVVSFAQGPGLGPCLRVGAIAARTLSLKLGKPLVGVNHCVAHVEIAKALTGAKDPITVYSSGANTQIIGYENKRYRVYGETLDIGIGNALDSFGRALGLGFPAGPVLDKMYFEAMREAFVELPYSVKGMDLVFSGLVTAAEQKIGKVPEKALAYSFMHTACAMLCEVAERALAHTEKKELMMTGGVAASRALREMLGRMCEARGAKLFVPDWQVCVDNGAMIAWQGLLEFKAGNRTKISDSRVNQKFRTDDVEVNWI
- a CDS encoding DNA-directed RNA polymerase, subunit E'', whose amino-acid sequence is MSKEKACRNCRMVVEDSKVCPNCNGNAFTTFWRGYSMIINPEQSEIAKKVGTQKVGKFALRLSR
- a CDS encoding 30S ribosomal protein S27ae; this translates as MGKKKKKSTERKGKKPKKKHAKRLKSAAYKVEGSKISRKKDCPKCGAGIFLAEHKDRLSCGKCSYTEWKQAAK
- a CDS encoding M50 family metallopeptidase: MPIMQSLRVFWFLLFPGVIIHELGHYVFSLLAGVRVYRVKLFSLQGPAYVVHERPRSTLAAVLISIAPFFVGAFLGVQFLLFSQTAQSQAMKYLFWWLGFSTLYYAFPSDHDAENAYNSLSRSFDRKMNARTGAITKAFWTVYAVIVFVPTIALVWTLKIFHNSEVLKFLFAAGIFAFFLG
- a CDS encoding threonylcarbamoyl-AMP synthase, which codes for MKTKTIVLSEKNFPSAVEAACSVLRKGGLVVYPTETCYGLGCIATDGKAVAKVFAAKRRGPEKALSIIVSGVPMAEKFAVLDGCSMRLAKKFFPGPLTLVTEKTQAVPDVLSKDGIAFRVSSNRFACAVVEALGAPIVSSSANFEDEPEIYSGNAVAKKFSGTADLVVNAGVLEKNVPSTIFDCRAKMILREGAISAKEVFRALS